Within the bacterium genome, the region TTGAAAGTAACAGAGAATATTTGAAGGCACCTGGAGTTATATCTATTGGTATTTTTGGGTCTGTTGAGAGAGAGAAAGATTCAGAACTCAGCGATTATGATATTCTGGTAGAGTTTAGAAAGGGAAAAAAATCTTTTAAGACTTTTACATCTCTATGCGATTTTGTCGAAAATTGTTTAGGAGAAAACTATGAACTTATTACGAAGGAAAGTCTAAGTCCTTATATTGGACCCCATATATTAAAGGAAATAGAAAATGTCAAATTTGCCCCTTGAATATTTAAAACATATAGTCGAAGAAACAGA harbors:
- a CDS encoding nucleotidyltransferase domain-containing protein; the protein is MESNREYLKAPGVISIGIFGSVEREKDSELSDYDILVEFRKGKKSFKTFTSLCDFVENCLGENYELITKESLSPYIGPHILKEIENVKFAP